In Aythya fuligula isolate bAytFul2 chromosome 25, bAytFul2.pri, whole genome shotgun sequence, the DNA window GTCCCTGTATCCTCTCTCCCGGAGCAGCCATTACCTGCTGTATCAGGAGAGCCTTTCCTCCATTCTCCTGGCTTGCACAGGGGAGAGAGGCATCACCTGCCTTGTGCTGAACATGTGCCAGTGCCTGAGGACAGATGAGCTGTGTTCACTTTATTCTGTCTTGCTGCTCTTCATACTATACTTACTCATGTATCCGTTTTAATCATTTATGTTTGATGTCATCGAGCAGCAATGCAGAGTTCTGGTCAGGTTGGCCCCACTGTAGGATAGAAAAAGAAGTTGACATGCCATTCGTGCTGCTAAATagctggctctgcagggcagaTGCACCTGTTGGAGGCACCTCGGAGAGTTTTAGGTATTAGCAAAATCTTTCCAACTTACTAGACCAAAATAGAAATCCATTTACCCTTCACAAGCTGTACGGTGCCTTACATGCTGCTTTTCCCTAATCAATTATAAACTATTTTTAGCCTTGCCAGGATTTTATACCTTCCATCCTAGTATCTTATCCTGTTTGATCCTTTAGAATAAAACAGGCGGCCAAACCAGCCTTTGATCAAAGAAATCTCACAGATTTCACAGTGCTGGCCAGTAAGCGTGAGAAAACCGTACAGCTATGTTCGCGTTAGCTGTGTGCTCAGTTGATCTGTCGTATCTTTTTGAGCAGAATTCAAGGTTCATTCTGGAACTTAGGTGCCTCATTATTCTTGTAGGCCAAGCTGGTGAGAgatggaggggaaagaaaatttgCTGCATTCTGGAGCAGCATAATAGGGGTCGCCGGCATCCTGCATTGCTCTGAAAAAGTAACAAAGATACTCCTTTACTGTTCTTTTCATGAGCTTTTAGCTAAAATGAAATGGTTTTGCTCTGCAGGTTTAAAACGGGACTTGTGCGATACTTTTATCCTTTTCCAGATTGCTGACCCTGAGACCTGTGACCAAATGTATGAGAGCTTACTCAGAATCCACACCAACTACTACAAAAACAAGGTAAACATTTTGGTATTAGCCATCATCAGCCTTTTTTGTGGGACCTGCAGCTGTCGGTGCAGCAGGCCACATCCCAGCAGGGTTTCTGGGAATGGAGCAGGCAAATGAGCAGTCAGGTGGATGCTGCACTGCCGGGTGCCTTCAGTCTCTTGGCTTTCAGTCTGAAAGCTGCAGACGCTTTGGCCTTTGTGACATGTATGAACAATGTAGATGATAGTTCCTGGTATGGATGAACAGAATTCTTAGAGCTTGATGGAAAATAAGTTAGGATTCTATTATTTGGTGACATAATTACCTGTGTTAGTGCACTACAAGTAACATCttgttctcttcctccttctctcacCTGCCTGTTTGTTTGTGAAGTATCCACGCCTGAAAGAAACAAGCTTCACTGGAGTGACAGTGCAAGATTGCAAGATGATTCTAGCAACAGGTATTAATACTGTGATTGATTTGGGAATAAATCAGTGCAAGAGATAAAGTGCGTTCTAGTCTTTGTTGTGTTGGCTTTATACTTCTACCAGTTACTAAAGGACTGAATTGGACTGCTGTGCAAGTTTATTAGGGTGGTTAACAAGAACTAAGTACAGGCTTAATTGAGGAGATTTTCAGTAATCTAGCAGGACAAAAAGTCGATTGTGTTTTGCAGGGGGCAGGAATAGCAGAGGGTTTGCAAAGGCTCTTTGAGACAGAGTGGCAGGAGctgtgtgaaaaaaatgcacatttgctACATCGCTGGAAAATTCTCAGCTTCTGTTTCACTGTGTTCATATTcccttcagtatttcttctcttgTATTAGACTTTGAGAGAAAACAGGGTACCACAATGCAGAAGTACTCTCAGCCGAATCATTTATTAAATGCCATATAGGAAGCTAGTGCAGTTTTGTTCTGCTCCAGTTCCTAACTTCGATTGCAGTGCGTGGAAACTGAATATTAGTTGTTAGTGATAAGGGACTCCCAGCACAATTGAttggaagggaaaacaaacttGCCTCAGGTCCTGAAATAGAAATTCATTAAGATGAGAAgtgaaaaaaggcaaatatatgTAAGGCAAAGGGCTTAAAAAAGGGCTTttcatgcttttgcttttctgcttttcttcctctttccccatctccctctcccttctccttttgCAGACATTCTCAAACAGATGGAAGACATGAAAAAAGGAACATGGAAAAAATTGCGAGAAAGGTTTTCCGCCAAGAAATCTGAAGAGGACTTGAAGTGATAGGCTAACTCCCAGATTCTCCTCTGTATATATTCCTAAGCTCTGTATGTTGCCATGATGAATAAAACCATTCATTCCTCTTAGCAACAGCATTTTTTGTTCAGACCTACACCCTatactctttatttttaacacccactcttttctttttggaaatctAGGCCATACCTGAACACATCTGTGACGAAAGTTCTTGGATCAATGTAAAAGAAGGAGCTTTGTGTTGTTAGATCTGATCGTTTGTATTATGAGAAACAGACCATCAGGAAATGCCAGAGCACATAGGTGCAACCATGCTAGCTTTAAATCTGCTTGGGAAGCCAGCAGTGGTGATaacacagaaatacagctgTAATGGTGGTTCTGTGTTAGCACTGGTAACAGTGAAATTGAGCTGGGATAACTTTAATTATCACAAGTTGTTTTCCTCTGGAGAACTCCTGTTTGGGAAGACAGGAGATGACTGAGGGTGAACGTTTACCATGGTGATGAGAGAGGAGTTTAAGAAGAGTGTAATGGGATTTAGTCCCATACATGGTCTAGAGCAGTGTGTTGCTGGACAGGCTTTCCTCAGCATGGAAGGAAGGTTCTGTAGGGGTTACTGCATACGTGAGGGGTGAAGATCGGTTTTTGTGATGTGTTACTCTACCAAAGCTCAATTCTGCTTAGTCCTTTGTTGTGGCTCAgttttattcccttttaaaGCTCTAGTGCTTGCATCAGCCCCTGTTTTTGGAGGCAGAGGCACAGGCATGTAGCTGGGATGGCCGCAGCACTGCTTGGCTTGGGAAGGATGTGTGTCTAGAACACAGCTATGCCAGGACTCTGCTTGGCTCCACGCAGCACCAACAGCTGCTCCTTTTTATGTTTGAACTGTGTTTTCCTGGCAAGTAGTGAAAGAATTTGAAACTTTGCAGCAGGCTCTGATCcaaagcttcagaaaataagGCTGGTGTTCAAGGTAGTTGATCATGGTAGCATTCTTCATCTTCTCTATGGCTACATTGTAATGTTTAACAGCTGGAACCAAGAGCATTGGGTGGTGGAGCACTTAGGGTAAGACCTTCTGGCTTCAGGTCTTTGGATTGCtctgtatttctatttctaacagCCCTGTTGCATCCCCGAGTGTACAGGAAGGGAGGTTTCTTTACCATGTTTAAGTTTTTATTATaacttgatttttgtttttaatttacttaagGCAATTTACACTTTAGTTCTtaagtaacaacaacaacaaacaaaaaaaaaaagtaaaacattacACCAGAGATGAAACTAAACCACAGGACACCCCTTCACAGTGAACTCCTGGAAACCTGCAGTCTCCTACTACTGCCCAGATATTCTTTGTCCACACAAGACAAAAGACCAGTCCACGTAGTACTAGCGCAGGTACTCATCCTCATCTGGTGAGTTAAATGCTCAAATCCATATCCTTGAGTTTAGCGCCTCTTTACTGCACCACTGTGATGAACAGAACTCTAAATGGAGAGGAATCGGCATGGAACAGGTACAGCAGAGATGATGGCTGGTTTGCAAAGTTCCATGTTTTACTAGTGACGCTCCTGGAATGCGTTAAATATTGCAGCCCTACCGCTAGTTACACTACACCTGAGGTGGAGGCCACCCACACGTAGCACATGGAGATAAAGATACAACCCCCCAcgtttgcaaaataaaagagtTATTGCAATGAGGAATAAAAGTCTTGTATAATTTATCTTCCTATAAGGGCATTGGAGTAACATGTGGGTCCAGGTATTGAGGAATCCTCGCCAGTCATTGCTTCCTGAATTGCTTACAAGCGATCTAAGGAAAATGTTGACTTGGAAGCCCCTCCGCATGGCCCGGCTTTCTCTGACAGCGATGTCCGTGCGCAGGACCCAGGAATAAGCAGCCTCGGCAGCTGATAGATACGTTCAGTCCCTCAGTGGGTGAAGCTGATGCTTTTTCTGTCTTAGTGGTTCATTGTATTCTGGACATCCACAAACCCCATCCTTTGTCTGCGCTTCCTTTGCTCTGTCATCTAGAGTTCaaacaaggacaaaaatgaGGTAggaaaccagattttttttttatgtttgttagCATGCTTCTCAGGTCTGTGACTGACTAGGCTGCTTTAAGCATCTGCCAGAACACCCTGTGAGTTTGGTGAGGAAGTATCAAAAAGCACATGACCCAAGTGTAGCTCTGTTTTGGGGGTCAGGAACACGAGCCCTCTGCTTTGTATCCAGAGTTGTACTGGATGGGGCTGGTTCTGCCTTCTGTTCTTGCCTATGCTGCCTCCTGTTCTGCCTCGCTGTCTATTTTGATAAGGACAGGGGGGTTTTACACTCAGGTGTTCCTTTTTTTATAAGCGTTTAGTACCTGTTCCTTCAGCTCGTTCAGCTGGGAGGTGAGATGGGACACCAGCTTCATCGTGGAATTGAGTTTGTCTTGAAGGTTGCGGATCTCGTTctgttctccttccccttcGTTGCTGACCAGCGACATGGCTCGCATCCGAGGGAACCAGTCAAGGTTCTTGTTCTGGAAAGAGACCAGGTGGAACTTAACAGGAAGCCTGCCTATGCCTGGGGACTAAAGAAATTCCCCAAAGCTCATTTTGTATGGATCCTTGCAAATTTTCCACCACTGGTCCATTTGCACCTTTTTTTATACAGCCATCTGGATTCAAGTtcagaggtttttcttttctaagtttCCTCACCCTCCCTTTTTGCCTTGAAATAACCTTGAAGTCACACTCTGTACTGCCTGGTTCTGCCCTTGGTTCAATCCTTAAATACACAGTACAAAACATCAAATAGACAATGCAGTGTTGGCTGAGACTGCCGAGTGGAATTAACCACCTAAGAAACCCAAGGAACAACAacattcttaaatattttgcaaaagtttcttctcaaaactgtttttctttggcGAGCCCATTGTTCCCAAATATTTCCCTGGGGTAGCTGCTCTGAGAGGACGCGTACCTTTATCATCTGCGCCACGTAGCTCTCAGGCCCGGTGTAGTCTGTCTTGTTCTTCACTCGCACCAGCACTATGAAGTACAAGTAGTTCCACATGTTGTGCTCATATTTAATATGCTCCTCAAAGGACACTGTCTTGTTGTCGAACTTGTCCCGTTCGAGTCCTGGGAAAGGCAGTCAAGCACAGAGAAG includes these proteins:
- the LOC116498949 gene encoding ubiquinol-cytochrome-c reductase complex assembly factor 2 isoform X2, which encodes MCCEAKLVRDGGERKFAAFWSSIIGVAGILHCSEKIADPETCDQMYESLLRIHTNYYKNKYPRLKETSFTGVTVQDCKMILATDILKQMEDMKKGTWKKLRERFSAKKSEEDLK
- the LOC116498949 gene encoding ubiquinol-cytochrome-c reductase complex assembly factor 2 isoform X1; amino-acid sequence: MAATRYRRFLKLCEEWPVEETKRQRDLGIFLRQRVAQAFREGENTQIADPETCDQMYESLLRIHTNYYKNKYPRLKETSFTGVTVQDCKMILATDILKQMEDMKKGTWKKLRERFSAKKSEEDLK